The following proteins are encoded in a genomic region of Brachypodium distachyon strain Bd21 chromosome 1, Brachypodium_distachyon_v3.0, whole genome shotgun sequence:
- the LOC100830570 gene encoding uncharacterized protein LOC100830570 isoform X2 → MEPDAPLDFALFQLSPGRSRCELVVSGNGRTEKIASGSVKPFVAHLRAAEEQAAAQPPQPAIRLQLERRAAWFSKGTLERFVRFVSTPEVLEVANTFDAEMSQLEGARRIYAAQGVAGGATSGAAAEASAAAADITKKELLRAIDVRISALKQDLVTSCARASSAGFNHDSVSELLLFADHFGANRLSEACNKYMSLCQRRPDINPQHAPPAASSHWKSFEDGNLRGSCSSDMSIDEPQADNGGSSNKSISGGGDLHIDKLSNSQHSVDAPSEHVTEQHSKLTIQQAVDKQEKETDAPPAPAKELSRRLSVQDRISMFENKQKEQTSTSGNSNSAGTVKVVPVKGEHRRVPSIASMDKLVRRWSSVSDMSIDLSNNDSSGFNDKSENGTPAGTPTSANMEANSKVRADKDASGVKHPVTSQSWSCQKDGDIPKDDSTTTNTCSSSTFNATSPSSLSAIGTEPPNKQTRSCSEGDMAITSSTDSELSFEKEGVNQGQGSMRMSEHVASDVPTRTRLKTSPRSAQEALPKHHNTLTSPSSEENVQMIDKEIASVPYEVPVTTERVGQKDNRGSRLRSKEIHAEADSVGRRDRSSRTVGKMSSGVDPKPRSTSSSRNNFRGSSGRDEASSTETEVHDVSLQRKSVQRKVEDARRKVAVGSELLPPSDKSGRRGINLSRQSSNAEQELSLHEVKVKSVNDGNVVPLRPAKGNQDRHDELQMKANELEKLFAAHMLTTSRRGKPTDAQVEDTPSASELKPTQVLPEKIYTKQTVERVPNNFDTNELLKMADNEGYNDSTPEKLGILSLEESRGKFYDQYTQKRDAKLKEDWKLQKEQKEAILKAMHESLERSKAEMRAKFSRSGDVSDSTNVSRCAQKVPPLQSVIRNKDQWVDPFLVEEETNSDYLSGDGSSRSADSRKHSSKNPPENPLAQSVPNFSDFRKENTKPSAGLSRVSARAQPKSFSRSKSIIEESKSILDKDQSRGSQSMRKNLNASELRDSSSVGNWVPSRSNTHKSGVPKSFLSKGNGAHPAVGIAGFRAPMFANVLQNEDDDDFLDQEDDSPDDAKDEEYESIEENLRESDFPADSDSENPRPSHEFGNSDDLGSENGDVPFPREATTVGDTKFNAFAENMRDLPGELPAPWTSHPPHLFPYANDASDGDAFVDSPTGSPSPWNSHSLDQITDADVSRMRKKWGSAQMPFVGANASQQPRKDVTKGFKKLLKFGRKNRGSDGLVNDWVSASTASECDDDMEDGRDLAIGSSDDFRKSRMGYLSSYDGFVENEVFTEQEQSLRSSIPNAPANFRLREDQLTGSSIKEPRSFFSLSTFRNKGSDARLR, encoded by the exons ATGGAGCCCGACGCGCCGCTCGACTTCGCGCTCTTCCAGCTCTCCCCCGGCCGCTCCAG GTGCGAGCTGGTGGTTTCGGGCAATGGGCGGACGGAGAAGATCGCGTCCGGGTCGGTGAAGCCGTTCGTGGCGCACCtgcgcgcggcggaggagcaggcggcggcccagccgccgcagccggccATCCGGCTGCAGCTGGAGCGGCGTGCAGCGTGGTTCAGCAAGGGCACCCTCGAGAG GTTTGTGCGCTTCGTGAGCACGCCGGAGGTGCTGGAGGTGGCGAATACATTCGACGCCGAAATGTCGCAGCTCGAAGGGGCTAGGAGGATTTATGCAGCACAGGGA GTTGCTGGAGGTGCTACCTCGGGTGCTGCTG CTGAAGCctcggcagcagctgcagacATTACAAA GAAGGAACTTCTTCGAGCGATTGATGTCCGTATAAGTGCACTTAAGCAAGATCTTGTCACGTCCTGTGCGCGGGCATCATCTGCAGGGTTCAACCATGATAGTGTCTCTGAGCTTCTCCTTTTTGCAGACCACTTTGGTGCCAACCGGCTGAG CGAAGCATGCAACAAATACATGTCACTTTGCCAGCGCCGTCCAGATATCAATCCTCAGCATGCACCGCCTGCAGCTTCATCACACTGGAAGAGCTTTGAAGATGGGAATCTTCGTGGCTCCTGCAGTTCAGACATGTCTATAGATGAACCACAGGCTGATAATGGTGGATCCAGCAACAAATCTATaagtggtggtggtgaccTGCATATTGACAAATTAAGCAACAGCCAACATTCAGTAGATGCTCCATCGGAACATGTCACTGAACAGCACTCTAAGCTAACCATCCAGCAGGCAGTAGATaaacaagaaaaggaaaccgatgctcctcctgctcctgctaaAGAGCTCTCAAGGCGTTTGAGTGTGCAAGACAGGATAAGCATGTTTGAGAATAAACAGAAGGAGCAAACTTCAACTTCTGGTAACAGCAACTCTGCAGGTACCGTTAAGGTGGTTCCAGTGAAAGGCGAGCACCGCAGGGTGCCTTCTATTGCGTCCATGGACAAGTTGGTAAGGAGGTGGAGCAGTGTCAGTGACATGAGTATTGATCTAAGCAACAACGATAGCAGTGGCTTCAATGATAAAAGTGAAAATGGAACTCCTGCTGGGACCCCAACATCTGCCAACATGGAGGCCAATTCGAAAGTAAGAGCTGACAAGGATGCTAGTGGGGTGAAGCATCCAGTCACATCTCAGTCTTGGTCATGTCAAAAGGATGGTGACATACCCAAGGACGACTCTACCACTACAAATACCTGCTCATCCTCAACTTTTAATGCTACCTCTCCATCCTCCTTATCAGCCATCGGTACCGAGCCTCCTAACAAACAGACTAGATCTTGTTCGGAAGGTGATATGGCTATAACCTCCAGCACTGATAGTGAGTTATCATTCGAGAAGGAGGGAGTTAATCAAGGACAAGGCAGCATGAGGATGTCAGAGCACGTTGCTTCAGATGTTCCCACTCGGACCCGGCTAAAAACATCTCCAAGGTCAGCTCAGGAAGCCTTGCCAAAACATCACAATACTTTAACTAGCCCATCGTCAGAGGAGAATGTCCAGATGATAGATAAGGAAATCGCTTCTGTTCCATATGAAGTACCAGTTACAACTGAACGGGTTGGGCAAAAAGATAATAGAGGTTCCCGTCTCCGTTCAAAAGAGATACATGCTGAAGCAGATTCGGTCGGAAGGAGGGATCGATCCTCTCGAACAGTTGGGAAGATGTCAAGTGGTGTTGATCCCAAACCGAGATCCACATCCAGTTCCCGTAATAATTTTAGGGGTTCATCTGGTAGGGATGAAGCTTCTTCTACAGAAACTGAAGTCCATGATGTTAgcttgcagcggaaaagtgTTCAACGGAAGGTAGAGGATGCACGGAGAAAGGTTGCAGTTGGATCTGAACTGCTACCTCCATCAGATAAATCTGGTCGCCGGGGAATAAATTTGAGCCGACAATCATCTAATGCTGAACAGGAATTGAGTCTGCATGAAGTAAAAGTTAAATCAGTAAATGATGGAAATGTTGTGCCCTTGAGGCCGGCAAAGGGGAATCAAGATCGTCATGATGAGCTGCAAATGAAGGCTAATGAGCTGGAGAAACTATTTGCTGCACACATGCTAACCACCTCTCGAAGAGGGAAGCCTACAGATGCACAGGTTGAAGACACACCTAGCGCAAGTGAGTTAAAGCCTACACAGGTTCTTCCAGAGAAAATTTATACCAAGCAAACCGTGGAGAGAGTGCCTAACAACTTTGACACCAATGAGCTTCTGAAGATGGCGGACAACGAAGGGTATAACGATAGCACACCAGAAAAACTTGGCATTCTTAGCTTAGAAGAGTCAAGAGGAAAGTTCTATGATCAATATACGCAGAAGAGGGATGCAAAACTAAAGGAGGATTGGAAACTGCAGAAAGAACAGAAGGAAGCAATATTAAAGGCAATGCATGAAAGCCTAGAACGGAGCAAGGCTGAGATGCGAGCTAAATTCTCTCGGTCTGGAGATGTTTCCGACTCAACAAATGTTTCTCGTTGTGCTCAGAAGGTTCCTCCTTTGCAATCAGTTATACGGAATAAGGATCAG TGGGTAGATCCTTTCTTGGTAGAAGAAGAAACGAATAGTGACTACCTATCCGGTGATGGTTCTTCCAGGAGTGCTGATTCCAGGAAGCATTCTTCAAA GAATCCACCAGAAAATCCTCTTGCACAGTCGGTCCCTAATTTCTCTGacttcagaaaagaaaatacaaagcCATCAGCCGGTCTTAGCAGAGTTAGTGCAAGAGCGCAACCGAAAAGTTTTTCCCGCAGTAAGAGCATAATTGAAGAGTCGAAGAGTATTTTGGATAAAGACCAATCAAGGGGGTCACAGTCTATGAGGAAAAACTTGAATGCTAGTGAATTAAGGGACAGTTCATCAGTGGGCAATTGGGTGCCGTCAAGAAGTAACACCCATAAATCTGGCGTACCAAAGTCTTTTCTTAGTAAAGGCAATGGGGCTCACCCTGCTGTTGGTATAGCCGGATTTCGTGCACCCATGTTTGCAAATGTCTTGCAGAATGAAGACGATGATGATTTTCTAGATCAGGAAGACGATTCTCCAGATGATGCCAAAGATGAAGAATATGAGAGCATTGAAGAGAATCTTAGGGAAAGTGATTTTCCTGCTGATTCAGACAGTGAAAATCCACGACCAAGTCATGAATTTGGAAATTCAGATGACCTAGGATCCGAAAATGGCGATGTTCCTTTTCCAAGGGAAGCAACCACTGTTGGTGATACCAAGTTCAATGCCTTTGCAGAAAACATGCGTGATTTACCTGGCGAATTACCAGCCCCCTGGACCTCACACCCTCCACACCTATTCCCTTATGCAAATGATGCCTCAGATGGCGATGCTTTTGTCGATTCACCAACTGGAAGTCCATCACCATGGAATTCTCATTCGCTAGATCAGATAACAGATGCTGATGTTTCCCGGATGAGAAAAAAGTGGGGCAGTGCTCAGATGCCTTTTGTTGGTGCTAATGCATCTCAACAGCCACGCAAAGATGTTACAAAAGGGTTTAAGAAGCTGTTGAAATTTGGGAGGAAGAATAGGGGTAGTGATGGTTTAGTAAATGATTGGGTTTCTGCTTCAACCGCCTCGGAGTGTGATGATGATATGGAAGATGGCCGTGATCTAGCCATAGGATCTTCTGATGATTTCAGGAAGTCAAGAATGGGCTATCTTTCTTCATATGATGGTTTTGTTGAGAATGAGGTTTTCACTGAACAAG AGCAATCGCTGCGTAGCTCCATTCCAAACGCCCCTGCAAATTTCAGATTGAGGGAGGATCAACTCACTGGAAGCTCAATTAAAG AACCGCGTTCATTCTTCTCCCTCTCAACATTCCGAAACAAAGGAAGTGATGCCAGGCTAAGGTGA
- the LOC100830570 gene encoding uncharacterized protein LOC100830570 isoform X1 has protein sequence MEPDAPLDFALFQLSPGRSRCELVVSGNGRTEKIASGSVKPFVAHLRAAEEQAAAQPPQPAIRLQLERRAAWFSKGTLERFVRFVSTPEVLEVANTFDAEMSQLEGARRIYAAQGVAGGATSGAAAEASAAAADITKKELLRAIDVRISALKQDLVTSCARASSAGFNHDSVSELLLFADHFGANRLSEACNKYMSLCQRRPDINPQHAPPAASSHWKSFEDGNLRGSCSSDMSIDEPQADNGGSSNKSISGGGDLHIDKLSNSQHSVDAPSEHVTEQHSKLTIQQAVDKQEKETDAPPAPAKELSRRLSVQDRISMFENKQKEQTSTSGNSNSAGTVKVVPVKGEHRRVPSIASMDKLVRRWSSVSDMSIDLSNNDSSGFNDKSENGTPAGTPTSANMEANSKVRADKDASGVKHPVTSQSWSCQKDGDIPKDDSTTTNTCSSSTFNATSPSSLSAIGTEPPNKQTRSCSEGDMAITSSTDSELSFEKEGVNQGQGSMRMSEHVASDVPTRTRLKTSPRSAQEALPKHHNTLTSPSSEENVQMIDKEIASVPYEVPVTTERVGQKDNRGSRLRSKEIHAEADSVGRRDRSSRTVGKMSSGVDPKPRSTSSSRNNFRGSSGRDEASSTETEVHDVSLQRKSVQRKVEDARRKVAVGSELLPPSDKSGRRGINLSRQSSNAEQELSLHEVKVKSVNDGNVVPLRPAKGNQDRHDELQMKANELEKLFAAHMLTTSRRGKPTDAQVEDTPSASELKPTQVLPEKIYTKQTVERVPNNFDTNELLKMADNEGYNDSTPEKLGILSLEESRGKFYDQYTQKRDAKLKEDWKLQKEQKEAILKAMHESLERSKAEMRAKFSRSGDVSDSTNVSRCAQKVPPLQSVIRNKDQWVDPFLVEEETNSDYLSGDGSSRSADSRKHSSKKVAYTQTSITHVHVHKHSSRTVTSGYANRRNPPENPLAQSVPNFSDFRKENTKPSAGLSRVSARAQPKSFSRSKSIIEESKSILDKDQSRGSQSMRKNLNASELRDSSSVGNWVPSRSNTHKSGVPKSFLSKGNGAHPAVGIAGFRAPMFANVLQNEDDDDFLDQEDDSPDDAKDEEYESIEENLRESDFPADSDSENPRPSHEFGNSDDLGSENGDVPFPREATTVGDTKFNAFAENMRDLPGELPAPWTSHPPHLFPYANDASDGDAFVDSPTGSPSPWNSHSLDQITDADVSRMRKKWGSAQMPFVGANASQQPRKDVTKGFKKLLKFGRKNRGSDGLVNDWVSASTASECDDDMEDGRDLAIGSSDDFRKSRMGYLSSYDGFVENEVFTEQEQSLRSSIPNAPANFRLREDQLTGSSIKEPRSFFSLSTFRNKGSDARLR, from the exons ATGGAGCCCGACGCGCCGCTCGACTTCGCGCTCTTCCAGCTCTCCCCCGGCCGCTCCAG GTGCGAGCTGGTGGTTTCGGGCAATGGGCGGACGGAGAAGATCGCGTCCGGGTCGGTGAAGCCGTTCGTGGCGCACCtgcgcgcggcggaggagcaggcggcggcccagccgccgcagccggccATCCGGCTGCAGCTGGAGCGGCGTGCAGCGTGGTTCAGCAAGGGCACCCTCGAGAG GTTTGTGCGCTTCGTGAGCACGCCGGAGGTGCTGGAGGTGGCGAATACATTCGACGCCGAAATGTCGCAGCTCGAAGGGGCTAGGAGGATTTATGCAGCACAGGGA GTTGCTGGAGGTGCTACCTCGGGTGCTGCTG CTGAAGCctcggcagcagctgcagacATTACAAA GAAGGAACTTCTTCGAGCGATTGATGTCCGTATAAGTGCACTTAAGCAAGATCTTGTCACGTCCTGTGCGCGGGCATCATCTGCAGGGTTCAACCATGATAGTGTCTCTGAGCTTCTCCTTTTTGCAGACCACTTTGGTGCCAACCGGCTGAG CGAAGCATGCAACAAATACATGTCACTTTGCCAGCGCCGTCCAGATATCAATCCTCAGCATGCACCGCCTGCAGCTTCATCACACTGGAAGAGCTTTGAAGATGGGAATCTTCGTGGCTCCTGCAGTTCAGACATGTCTATAGATGAACCACAGGCTGATAATGGTGGATCCAGCAACAAATCTATaagtggtggtggtgaccTGCATATTGACAAATTAAGCAACAGCCAACATTCAGTAGATGCTCCATCGGAACATGTCACTGAACAGCACTCTAAGCTAACCATCCAGCAGGCAGTAGATaaacaagaaaaggaaaccgatgctcctcctgctcctgctaaAGAGCTCTCAAGGCGTTTGAGTGTGCAAGACAGGATAAGCATGTTTGAGAATAAACAGAAGGAGCAAACTTCAACTTCTGGTAACAGCAACTCTGCAGGTACCGTTAAGGTGGTTCCAGTGAAAGGCGAGCACCGCAGGGTGCCTTCTATTGCGTCCATGGACAAGTTGGTAAGGAGGTGGAGCAGTGTCAGTGACATGAGTATTGATCTAAGCAACAACGATAGCAGTGGCTTCAATGATAAAAGTGAAAATGGAACTCCTGCTGGGACCCCAACATCTGCCAACATGGAGGCCAATTCGAAAGTAAGAGCTGACAAGGATGCTAGTGGGGTGAAGCATCCAGTCACATCTCAGTCTTGGTCATGTCAAAAGGATGGTGACATACCCAAGGACGACTCTACCACTACAAATACCTGCTCATCCTCAACTTTTAATGCTACCTCTCCATCCTCCTTATCAGCCATCGGTACCGAGCCTCCTAACAAACAGACTAGATCTTGTTCGGAAGGTGATATGGCTATAACCTCCAGCACTGATAGTGAGTTATCATTCGAGAAGGAGGGAGTTAATCAAGGACAAGGCAGCATGAGGATGTCAGAGCACGTTGCTTCAGATGTTCCCACTCGGACCCGGCTAAAAACATCTCCAAGGTCAGCTCAGGAAGCCTTGCCAAAACATCACAATACTTTAACTAGCCCATCGTCAGAGGAGAATGTCCAGATGATAGATAAGGAAATCGCTTCTGTTCCATATGAAGTACCAGTTACAACTGAACGGGTTGGGCAAAAAGATAATAGAGGTTCCCGTCTCCGTTCAAAAGAGATACATGCTGAAGCAGATTCGGTCGGAAGGAGGGATCGATCCTCTCGAACAGTTGGGAAGATGTCAAGTGGTGTTGATCCCAAACCGAGATCCACATCCAGTTCCCGTAATAATTTTAGGGGTTCATCTGGTAGGGATGAAGCTTCTTCTACAGAAACTGAAGTCCATGATGTTAgcttgcagcggaaaagtgTTCAACGGAAGGTAGAGGATGCACGGAGAAAGGTTGCAGTTGGATCTGAACTGCTACCTCCATCAGATAAATCTGGTCGCCGGGGAATAAATTTGAGCCGACAATCATCTAATGCTGAACAGGAATTGAGTCTGCATGAAGTAAAAGTTAAATCAGTAAATGATGGAAATGTTGTGCCCTTGAGGCCGGCAAAGGGGAATCAAGATCGTCATGATGAGCTGCAAATGAAGGCTAATGAGCTGGAGAAACTATTTGCTGCACACATGCTAACCACCTCTCGAAGAGGGAAGCCTACAGATGCACAGGTTGAAGACACACCTAGCGCAAGTGAGTTAAAGCCTACACAGGTTCTTCCAGAGAAAATTTATACCAAGCAAACCGTGGAGAGAGTGCCTAACAACTTTGACACCAATGAGCTTCTGAAGATGGCGGACAACGAAGGGTATAACGATAGCACACCAGAAAAACTTGGCATTCTTAGCTTAGAAGAGTCAAGAGGAAAGTTCTATGATCAATATACGCAGAAGAGGGATGCAAAACTAAAGGAGGATTGGAAACTGCAGAAAGAACAGAAGGAAGCAATATTAAAGGCAATGCATGAAAGCCTAGAACGGAGCAAGGCTGAGATGCGAGCTAAATTCTCTCGGTCTGGAGATGTTTCCGACTCAACAAATGTTTCTCGTTGTGCTCAGAAGGTTCCTCCTTTGCAATCAGTTATACGGAATAAGGATCAG TGGGTAGATCCTTTCTTGGTAGAAGAAGAAACGAATAGTGACTACCTATCCGGTGATGGTTCTTCCAGGAGTGCTGATTCCAGGAAGCATTCTTCAAAGAAAGTTGCTTACACTCAGACATCAATTACTCATGTCCATGTCCATAAACATTCGTCAAGAACTGTAACCTCTGGTTATGCAAATCGCAGGAATCCACCAGAAAATCCTCTTGCACAGTCGGTCCCTAATTTCTCTGacttcagaaaagaaaatacaaagcCATCAGCCGGTCTTAGCAGAGTTAGTGCAAGAGCGCAACCGAAAAGTTTTTCCCGCAGTAAGAGCATAATTGAAGAGTCGAAGAGTATTTTGGATAAAGACCAATCAAGGGGGTCACAGTCTATGAGGAAAAACTTGAATGCTAGTGAATTAAGGGACAGTTCATCAGTGGGCAATTGGGTGCCGTCAAGAAGTAACACCCATAAATCTGGCGTACCAAAGTCTTTTCTTAGTAAAGGCAATGGGGCTCACCCTGCTGTTGGTATAGCCGGATTTCGTGCACCCATGTTTGCAAATGTCTTGCAGAATGAAGACGATGATGATTTTCTAGATCAGGAAGACGATTCTCCAGATGATGCCAAAGATGAAGAATATGAGAGCATTGAAGAGAATCTTAGGGAAAGTGATTTTCCTGCTGATTCAGACAGTGAAAATCCACGACCAAGTCATGAATTTGGAAATTCAGATGACCTAGGATCCGAAAATGGCGATGTTCCTTTTCCAAGGGAAGCAACCACTGTTGGTGATACCAAGTTCAATGCCTTTGCAGAAAACATGCGTGATTTACCTGGCGAATTACCAGCCCCCTGGACCTCACACCCTCCACACCTATTCCCTTATGCAAATGATGCCTCAGATGGCGATGCTTTTGTCGATTCACCAACTGGAAGTCCATCACCATGGAATTCTCATTCGCTAGATCAGATAACAGATGCTGATGTTTCCCGGATGAGAAAAAAGTGGGGCAGTGCTCAGATGCCTTTTGTTGGTGCTAATGCATCTCAACAGCCACGCAAAGATGTTACAAAAGGGTTTAAGAAGCTGTTGAAATTTGGGAGGAAGAATAGGGGTAGTGATGGTTTAGTAAATGATTGGGTTTCTGCTTCAACCGCCTCGGAGTGTGATGATGATATGGAAGATGGCCGTGATCTAGCCATAGGATCTTCTGATGATTTCAGGAAGTCAAGAATGGGCTATCTTTCTTCATATGATGGTTTTGTTGAGAATGAGGTTTTCACTGAACAAG AGCAATCGCTGCGTAGCTCCATTCCAAACGCCCCTGCAAATTTCAGATTGAGGGAGGATCAACTCACTGGAAGCTCAATTAAAG AACCGCGTTCATTCTTCTCCCTCTCAACATTCCGAAACAAAGGAAGTGATGCCAGGCTAAGGTGA
- the LOC100841004 gene encoding 3-oxoacyl-[acyl-carrier-protein] synthase II, chloroplastic, whose translation MAAAAAPPLCTWLVAADCGADEHHQQHQKLCCDGGSGATFGPRRERRPFGARRRGAARSGMAMSVALQPERLIVEKKRPDVKQRRVVVTGMGVVTPLGHDPDVFYNNLLDGRSGISEIETFDCSKFPTRIAGEIKSFSTEGFVAPKLAKRMDKFMLYLIAAGKKALENGGLTEEVRNELDKTRCGVLIGSAMGGMKVFNDAIEALRVSYKKMNPFCVPFATTNMGSAILAMDLGWMGPNYSISTACATSNFCILNAANHIRRGEAEVMLCGGSDAPLIPIGLGGFVACRALSQRNSDPTKASRPWDMGRDGFVMGEGAGVLVLEELEHAKQRGATIYAEFLGGSFTCDAYHMTEPHPEGTGITLCIEKALADSGAAREEINYVNAHATSTQSGDLKEYEAIVRCFGQNPQLRVNSTKSMTGHLIGAAGGIEAVAVIQAIRTGFVHPNLNLENPEKIVDVGVLVGSKKERCEVKVALSNSFGFGGHNSSILFAPLK comes from the exons atggcggcggcggcggccccacCGCTCTGCACGTGGCTCGTGGCGGCGGACTGCGGCGCTGATgagcaccaccagcagcatcagaagctgtgctgcgaCGGGGGCTCCGGCGCGACGTTCGGCCCGCGCCGCGAGCGCCGCCCCTtcggggcgcggcggcgcggcgcggcccgCTCTG GAATGGCCATGTCTGTTGCCTTGCAGCCTGAAAGGCTAATCGTTGAGAAGAAGAGACCTGATGTCAAACAAAGGAGGGTGGTTGTCACTGGCATGGGCGTGGTAACTCCACTGGGCCATGATCCTGATGTGTTTTACAACAACCTCCTGGATGGTCGTAGTGGAATAAGCGAGATTGAGACGTTTGACTGCTCCAAGTTCCCCACG AGAATTGCTGGAGAGATCAAATCCTTTTCTACGGAAGGTTTTGTTGCACCTAAGTTAGCTAAGCGGATGGACAAGTTCATGCTGTATTTGATAGCTGCTGGTAAGAAGGCATTGGAAAATGGTGGACTCACTGAAGAAGTCAGGAATGAGTTGGATAAAACCAGATGTGGGGTTCTCATTGGCTCTGCGATGGGCGGCATGAAG GTATTTAATGATGCAATTGAAGCATTGAGGGTGTCTTACAAGAAAATGAACCCGTTTTGTGTCCCATTTGCAACTACTAATATGGGTTCTGCAATACTTGCAATGGATCTG GGCTGGATGGGGCCAAACTACTCTATTTCCACTGCTTGTGCCACCAGTAACTTCTGTATCCTCAACGCAGCCAACCATATCAGAAGAGGGGAAGCT GAAGTCATGCTCTGCGGTGGTTCAGACGCACCACTCATTCCGATTG GGTTGGGAGGTTTTGTTGCCTGCAGAGCTCTTTCACAGAGGAATAGCGACCCAACAAAAGCTTCGCGGCCCTGGGATATG GGCCGTGATGGTTTTGTTATGGGAGAAGGGGCAGGTGTGCTAGTATTGGAGGAACTTGAGCATGCTAAG CAAAGAGGTGCAACAATATATGCTGAATTTCTAGGTGGAAGCTTCACATGTGATGCATACCACATGACCGAGCCGCATCCTGAAG GAACAGGGATCACTCTCTGCATTGAAAAGGCACTGGCTGATTCAGGGGCAGCGAGGGAAGAAATCAACTATGTGAATGCCCATGCAACATCTACACAATCAGGCGATTTGAAGGAGTATGAAGCCATCGTTCGTTGTTTTGGCCAGAACCCTCAG CTAAGGGTGAACTCAACAAAATCAATGACTGGACATCTTATAGGAGCAGCTGGTGGAATTGAAGCTGTTGCTGTTATACAA GCTATAAGAACTGGTTTCGTCCATCCAAATCTGAATTTGGAGAACCCAGAAAAAATAGTG GACGTGGGCGTGCTGGTGGGATCAAAGAAGGAGAGATGTGAAGTGAAGGTGGCTCTGTCAAACTCATTTGGATTTGGTGGGCACAACTCATCAATTCTGTTTGCCCCTTTGAAGTAA